A window from Nitrospirota bacterium encodes these proteins:
- a CDS encoding ABC transporter permease has protein sequence MPVPSDPITTGVEPGETVARYPGWLLAPGLCWAILFFFVPLLIVFAVSFAARGTYGGVVWTFSLTNYADLLHPLYFRIFAQSVLFAAVTTALCLLLGFPLAYYIARLPRGRQGIWLMLVMIPFWTNFLVRTYAWMFILRTEGVMNRLLIGAGLIETPIELLYSDGAVVLGLVYSYLPFMVLPLYAAVERLDPALVEAAWDLYASRWSVFRRVVLPLAKPGVIAGCLLVFIPSLGAFITPDLLGGARSMMVGNLIQHEYLVVRDWPLGSALSFVLMGFLIVAMAVYYRVDAGMNREGSQP, from the coding sequence GTGCCCGTTCCATCCGACCCGATCACGACGGGTGTCGAGCCCGGAGAGACTGTGGCCCGATACCCGGGTTGGCTCCTCGCGCCGGGGCTGTGCTGGGCCATTCTCTTTTTCTTCGTTCCCCTCCTGATCGTCTTCGCGGTCAGCTTTGCGGCGCGCGGCACGTACGGCGGCGTGGTCTGGACCTTCAGTCTGACGAATTATGCCGATCTGCTCCATCCGCTTTACTTCCGGATCTTCGCACAATCGGTTCTCTTCGCGGCTGTGACGACGGCGCTCTGCCTCCTCCTCGGCTTTCCCCTGGCCTATTACATCGCACGCCTCCCGCGAGGCCGGCAGGGGATCTGGCTCATGCTGGTCATGATCCCGTTCTGGACGAATTTTCTCGTCAGGACCTATGCCTGGATGTTCATCCTCCGGACCGAAGGGGTGATGAACAGGCTCCTCATCGGAGCCGGGCTGATCGAGACGCCGATCGAGCTGCTCTATTCCGACGGCGCCGTGGTACTCGGGCTGGTCTACAGCTATCTCCCGTTCATGGTGCTCCCGTTGTATGCGGCCGTCGAGCGACTCGACCCGGCGTTGGTGGAAGCGGCCTGGGATCTCTACGCTTCCCGTTGGTCGGTCTTCCGGCGGGTCGTGCTGCCGCTGGCGAAACCGGGCGTGATCGCGGGTTGCCTCCTGGTATTTATTCCGTCTCTGGGGGCGTTCATCACCCCCGATTTGCTGGGTGGCGCCAGGAGCATGATGGTGGGGAACCTGATCCAGCACGAGTATTTGGTTGTGCGCGACTGGCCGCTGGGATCGGCCCTCTCCTTCGTGCTGATGGGGTTCTTGATCGTCGCGATGGCCGTCTATTATCGGGTCGATGCGGGCATGAACCGAGAGGGGAGCCAACCGTGA